In Acidianus brierleyi, one genomic interval encodes:
- a CDS encoding YHS domain-containing protein, with protein sequence MMIDPVCGMEVDETSIYKTMYKGKLYYFCSNGCKKAFEKDPEKYLREGPKGMP encoded by the coding sequence ATTATGATAGATCCTGTATGTGGAATGGAAGTCGACGAAACTTCAATTTATAAGACTATGTATAAAGGTAAACTATACTATTTTTGTAGCAATGGATGTAAAAAGGCATTTGAAAAGGATCCTGAAAAATATTTAAGGGAAGGACCTAAAGGAATGCCGTAG